A stretch of the Tardiphaga sp. 709 genome encodes the following:
- a CDS encoding TolC family outer membrane protein has product MVRHGIFGLAARRALRTGMALSLIGYGIFAAVDARAETVSEALAKAYQSNPQLNGERARQRATDENVPQAMAGYRPQVAATLSYGLQAVRNLLIDNTIQGATLKPWTIGVTVTQTLYNGNKTANSVRVAELQVQSGREALRNVGQGVLLDAVVAYTNVLANQSLVEAQRANVTSLRETLGIAQKRLNAGDVTPTDTSQAEARLARGQADLNAAEVNLAISQATYTQVIGAAPSRLSPAEPMDRLLPRNRDDALNQAFKAHPAVLAAGYDVDVATTTIKVAESSLLPTLTLQGSASKSSQSDPTLGTFGTDQASIVGQLTAPIYDGGLGAAQTRQAKELSSVSRLVLEQVRNQARTAVVGAWVSNEGAKTAVSAAEAEVRAAGVALQGVQREAQGGQRTTVDVLNSQQDLVQAKARLIGAQRDRVIASYSLLSAIGRLDVKTLGLNTPDYLPEVHYHQVRDAWHGLRTPSGQ; this is encoded by the coding sequence ATGGTTCGTCACGGCATATTTGGCCTCGCCGCAAGGCGCGCGCTTCGGACAGGCATGGCCCTGAGCCTGATTGGCTATGGCATTTTTGCTGCGGTCGATGCCCGTGCCGAAACGGTGTCGGAAGCCCTTGCCAAAGCCTATCAATCCAATCCGCAGCTGAACGGCGAACGGGCTCGCCAGCGCGCCACCGATGAGAACGTTCCGCAGGCGATGGCCGGCTACCGGCCTCAGGTAGCAGCCACGCTGAGCTATGGCCTTCAGGCCGTACGCAACCTGCTCATAGACAACACCATCCAGGGCGCAACGCTAAAGCCATGGACGATCGGCGTAACGGTCACCCAGACGCTTTATAACGGAAACAAGACAGCCAACAGTGTCCGCGTCGCGGAATTGCAGGTCCAGTCTGGCCGGGAAGCGCTGCGCAATGTCGGCCAGGGCGTGCTGCTGGATGCTGTCGTTGCCTATACCAACGTTCTCGCCAACCAATCGCTGGTTGAAGCCCAACGCGCCAACGTCACCTCCCTGCGCGAAACCCTCGGCATCGCCCAGAAGCGGCTCAACGCCGGGGACGTCACGCCCACCGACACGTCACAGGCGGAAGCGCGACTGGCGCGTGGCCAGGCCGATCTCAACGCCGCCGAGGTCAATCTCGCCATCAGCCAGGCGACTTATACGCAGGTGATTGGTGCTGCACCCTCGCGGCTCAGTCCGGCGGAACCGATGGATCGGCTGCTGCCGCGCAACCGCGACGATGCCCTCAATCAGGCTTTCAAGGCGCACCCCGCCGTGCTGGCAGCCGGCTACGATGTCGACGTGGCGACCACGACGATCAAGGTGGCGGAGAGCAGCCTATTGCCTACTCTGACGCTGCAGGGCAGCGCCAGCAAATCCAGCCAATCTGATCCGACGCTTGGCACTTTTGGCACCGACCAGGCTTCGATTGTCGGCCAATTGACTGCGCCGATCTATGACGGCGGTCTCGGTGCTGCGCAGACGCGGCAGGCCAAGGAACTGTCGTCGGTCAGCCGCCTGGTGCTCGAACAGGTCCGCAATCAGGCCCGCACCGCAGTCGTCGGTGCATGGGTGTCAAATGAAGGCGCCAAGACTGCTGTCAGCGCTGCGGAAGCCGAAGTACGCGCCGCTGGCGTTGCACTACAAGGCGTACAGCGCGAGGCCCAGGGCGGTCAGCGTACCACTGTCGATGTCCTGAACTCACAGCAGGATCTCGTACAGGCAAAAGCACGCCTGATTGGCGCGCAACGTGACCGGGTCATCGCATCCTATTCGCTGCTCAGCGCAATCGGCAGGCTGGATGTGAAGACGCTTGGGCTGAACACGCCGGACTACTTGCCGGAAGTTCACTATCATCAGGTGCGCGACGCCTGGCACGGGCTGCGCACGCCCTCGGGGCAGTAA
- a CDS encoding CoA transferase has protein sequence MYGIRELLADLWRQVGGDIAALQRVALTGNEPQLPSSFHVGAAAQVSIAAAGIAAAEIWRLRSGQTQTVAVDMRHAIVECRSERYLRCDGNPPPPAWDVIAGVYKTGDGKFVRLHTNFPHHRDAVCQVLSCAPEREAVQAALMHWNGEAFETAAYAAGGVVALMRSRDEWMALPQATAVAELPLVEITRIGDAEPKLWPIGARPLAGLRVLDLSRVIAGPVAGRTLAAHGADVMLVSSPDLPAIPWLTVDTGRGKLSSFVDLRSEQGRDTLRGLLAQADIFSQGYRPQSLAALGFSPEEAVRVSPGIVYVSLSAYARSGPWAGRRGFDSLVQCATGFNHAEGQAAGVDGPRELPAQMLDHATGYLMAFGAMIARARQAREGGSWHVQVSLARTGQWLWDMGRIAEGLAVEDLKGEMVKAFTEDMPSGFGQLSAVRHAAVLSRTPASWARPAMPLGSHPAVWPSGN, from the coding sequence ATGTACGGCATTCGTGAACTGCTCGCCGACCTCTGGCGGCAGGTTGGCGGTGATATTGCGGCGCTCCAGCGTGTCGCGCTGACCGGCAATGAGCCGCAATTGCCATCGTCATTCCATGTCGGTGCAGCCGCTCAGGTCAGCATCGCTGCGGCCGGAATTGCGGCTGCCGAGATCTGGCGGCTACGCAGCGGGCAGACGCAGACTGTCGCCGTCGACATGCGCCACGCCATCGTCGAATGCCGCAGCGAGCGCTATCTGCGCTGCGACGGTAATCCGCCGCCGCCCGCCTGGGACGTAATCGCTGGTGTCTACAAGACCGGCGACGGAAAATTCGTCCGGCTGCATACCAATTTTCCGCATCATCGCGACGCTGTCTGCCAGGTGCTGTCATGCGCGCCGGAGCGCGAAGCCGTGCAGGCCGCTCTGATGCACTGGAACGGCGAGGCCTTCGAGACCGCGGCCTATGCGGCCGGCGGTGTCGTGGCGCTGATGCGATCGCGCGACGAATGGATGGCGCTGCCGCAGGCCACAGCCGTTGCTGAACTGCCGCTGGTCGAGATCACCCGGATCGGTGACGCCGAACCAAAGCTGTGGCCGATCGGCGCCCGGCCGCTTGCCGGTCTGCGCGTACTCGATCTCTCACGCGTCATCGCCGGTCCCGTCGCTGGTCGTACGCTTGCGGCCCATGGCGCGGATGTCATGCTGGTCTCCAGTCCAGATCTGCCGGCGATCCCGTGGCTCACCGTCGATACCGGCCGCGGCAAGCTCTCGAGCTTCGTGGATCTCCGGAGCGAGCAGGGGCGCGACACCTTACGAGGATTGCTCGCGCAGGCGGATATCTTCTCGCAGGGCTATCGCCCGCAGTCGCTCGCGGCGCTCGGCTTCTCGCCGGAGGAGGCGGTCCGTGTCAGTCCCGGTATCGTCTATGTCTCGCTCTCCGCCTATGCCCGTTCCGGGCCATGGGCCGGGCGCCGCGGCTTCGACTCCCTTGTCCAATGCGCGACCGGCTTCAACCATGCCGAAGGGCAGGCGGCCGGCGTCGATGGGCCCAGGGAGTTACCGGCCCAGATGCTTGATCACGCCACAGGCTACTTAATGGCATTCGGCGCCATGATCGCACGTGCACGTCAGGCGCGTGAAGGCGGTAGCTGGCACGTGCAGGTCTCTCTTGCCCGCACCGGTCAATGGCTGTGGGATATGGGAAGGATCGCGGAGGGTCTCGCGGTCGAAGACCTGAAGGGAGAGATGGTCAAAGCCTTTACTGAGGATATGCCGTCCGGATTTGGCCAGTTGTCGGCGGTCCGTCATGCAGCTGTGTTATCGCGAACCCCGGCATCGTGGGCGCGTCCGGCCATGCCCCTCGGCAGCCATCCGGCGGTATGGCCGTCCGGCAATTGA
- a CDS encoding HWE histidine kinase domain-containing protein: MLTKTASVDLTNCDREPIHIPGSVQPYGCLLACDGSVGMVRRHSVNAGPMLGIGAGDINGRRLDDLIGEGPAHDIRNAIAKWGNQQRPGLLIDFKVAHSPTAFNVAVHRHKGVNIIEFEPVDASEATPPLELSRLLIGRIGQCNDLDVLFDNAARLLRGALGYDRVMVYQFAHDGSGRVISEARRGDLESFLGQHFPASDIPQQARVLYVQNTVRIVSDASGERVAIEPEFDTSGEPLDLSFAHLRSVSPIHCEYLRNMGVGASMSISIIHDGVLWGLIACHHYAPRALSMEKRVAAEMFGEFFSMQLAGLLQKRKLAASESARRYLDQLLHNVSHHGDVGDLLKESIRDFSVLMPCDGVGLYLNKTWTSYGNAPPAAAVPALMGFINTVAEGRVWATSALSDRLPAAEDYAAAVSGVLAVPLSQLPRDYLLFFRSEVTQTLNWAGDPNKTYEIGPLGDRLTPRKSFAIWKETVQRQSQPWLQNERDTAEAVRSALVEVVLRHNELLADERHKADLRQKMLNEELNHRVKNILALIKSLVSHPVEDGRSIEDYVASLKGRIQALSLAHDQVIRGAGGGALKGLLDAEFSPYRESVKAIEVTGPDVSLDARAYSVLALVLHELATNAAKYGALSVSTGRLSLQWKRTDIGDCEIHWLERDGPLVTPPLRPGFGSMLISRSIPYDLGGESDVDYEPAGTRVRLLIPARFVVWPAPVAARNVRARRGDDKPMASMRGLKVLMVEDQLLIAMDVETMLTQEGAASVETASSVKEALIALTIMRPDVAILDVNLGNGSSVPVAQALRERGIPFVFATGYGETSLIPASMEDVPIVRKPYDLASLVAAMTTAMAKKSSAG, translated from the coding sequence ATGCTCACCAAGACCGCCTCTGTCGACCTGACCAATTGCGACCGCGAGCCAATCCACATCCCCGGCAGTGTTCAACCCTATGGTTGTCTGCTCGCCTGCGATGGCTCCGTCGGGATGGTCCGGCGCCATTCGGTCAATGCTGGCCCGATGCTTGGGATTGGCGCCGGAGACATCAATGGCCGCAGGCTGGATGATCTGATCGGCGAGGGGCCGGCGCACGATATTCGCAATGCCATCGCCAAATGGGGCAACCAGCAGCGCCCGGGATTGCTGATCGATTTCAAGGTCGCGCATTCGCCGACCGCGTTCAACGTCGCTGTGCATCGGCACAAGGGCGTCAACATCATCGAATTCGAGCCTGTGGACGCCAGCGAGGCGACACCACCTCTGGAGCTGTCACGCTTGCTGATCGGTCGTATCGGCCAATGCAACGATCTCGACGTGCTGTTCGACAATGCGGCGCGGCTGCTGCGTGGCGCACTCGGCTACGACCGGGTGATGGTCTATCAATTCGCTCACGATGGTTCCGGCCGGGTGATCAGCGAGGCGCGCCGCGGCGATCTCGAGAGCTTTCTGGGACAGCACTTCCCGGCCAGCGACATCCCGCAGCAGGCGAGGGTGCTTTACGTCCAGAACACCGTGCGTATTGTCTCTGATGCGAGCGGTGAGCGCGTGGCCATTGAGCCGGAGTTCGACACATCCGGTGAACCGCTCGACCTGTCCTTTGCACATTTGCGCAGCGTTTCGCCGATCCACTGCGAGTATCTGCGCAATATGGGCGTCGGTGCGTCGATGTCGATTTCCATCATCCACGACGGCGTGCTGTGGGGGCTGATCGCCTGTCATCATTATGCACCACGCGCGCTCTCCATGGAGAAACGCGTTGCTGCAGAGATGTTCGGTGAGTTCTTTTCCATGCAACTGGCCGGGCTTCTTCAAAAACGCAAACTGGCCGCTAGCGAAAGCGCGCGGCGCTATCTCGACCAGCTATTGCACAATGTTTCGCATCACGGCGATGTCGGAGACCTGCTCAAGGAAAGTATTCGCGATTTTAGTGTGCTGATGCCGTGTGACGGCGTTGGCCTTTACCTCAACAAGACCTGGACGTCTTATGGCAATGCGCCGCCGGCTGCGGCAGTGCCGGCGCTGATGGGCTTCATCAATACGGTGGCCGAGGGCAGGGTGTGGGCGACGAGCGCATTGTCAGATCGATTACCGGCGGCTGAAGATTATGCCGCTGCCGTTTCCGGGGTGTTGGCCGTGCCCCTGTCGCAGTTACCGCGCGACTATCTCCTGTTTTTTCGCAGCGAAGTTACGCAAACCCTGAACTGGGCGGGTGATCCCAACAAGACATACGAAATCGGTCCATTGGGCGATCGACTGACGCCGCGCAAGAGCTTCGCGATCTGGAAGGAGACCGTGCAGCGCCAATCCCAGCCATGGCTGCAAAACGAGCGCGACACCGCCGAGGCTGTGCGCTCGGCTTTGGTGGAAGTGGTGCTTCGCCACAACGAATTACTGGCGGATGAGCGGCACAAGGCAGACCTGCGCCAGAAAATGCTGAATGAAGAGCTCAATCATCGCGTCAAGAATATCCTGGCACTGATCAAATCGCTGGTCTCGCACCCGGTCGAGGATGGCCGCAGCATCGAGGATTATGTCGCTTCCCTGAAGGGACGTATTCAGGCCTTGTCGCTTGCGCATGATCAGGTCATCCGCGGCGCGGGTGGCGGTGCGTTAAAGGGATTGCTCGATGCGGAATTTTCGCCGTATCGCGAGTCGGTAAAAGCGATCGAGGTGACCGGGCCCGATGTTTCGCTCGACGCTCGAGCCTATTCGGTACTCGCACTGGTGCTGCACGAACTGGCTACCAATGCCGCCAAATATGGCGCGCTTTCCGTAAGCACGGGGCGCTTGTCGCTCCAGTGGAAACGCACCGATATCGGCGATTGCGAAATCCACTGGCTTGAGCGCGACGGCCCCCTTGTCACACCGCCATTGCGGCCGGGCTTTGGATCGATGCTGATCAGTCGCAGCATTCCCTATGATCTCGGGGGTGAAAGCGATGTCGATTATGAGCCGGCCGGCACGCGCGTGCGGTTGCTCATCCCGGCGCGCTTCGTTGTCTGGCCCGCGCCGGTGGCGGCGCGCAACGTGCGCGCCCGACGCGGGGATGACAAGCCGATGGCGTCGATGCGCGGCTTGAAGGTGTTGATGGTCGAGGACCAGCTTCTGATTGCCATGGACGTCGAGACCATGTTGACCCAAGAGGGCGCGGCATCGGTCGAGACGGCATCTTCGGTCAAGGAGGCATTGATCGCGCTGACGATCATGAGGCCTGATGTGGCCATCCTCGACGTCAATCTCGGCAATGGCAGTTCGGTACCGGTGGCCCAGGCATTGCGCGAGCGGGGCATCCCCTTCGTCTTCGCCACAGGCTATGGCGAAACCAGCCTGATCCCGGCGTCGATGGAGGACGTACCGATTGTACGCAAACCCTACGACCTCGCATCGCTGGTCGCTGCGATGACCACGGCGATGGCGAAGAAGAGTTCGGCCGGATAG
- a CDS encoding error-prone DNA polymerase produces MSTGGAGAPDYAEIGVTSNFSFLRGASHPQNYVHQASAERLYAIGIADHNTMAGVVRALAELDHKDLVYKPKLLIGTRLVFNDATPDILAYPCDRAAYGRLCRLLSMGKLRGNKGECLLQLGDLAELSEGVLLVLMPTYRIDSDLVLRTLDALSGLPAEGIWLGASPFHRGDDKRRLAKLQRIASTARVPLIATNDVLYHTPNRRILQDVVSCIREKTTIEQAGRVLEMNAERHLKPAAEMARLFRDYPDAIRETIRFADRITFSLNQLQYQYPDEPVPPGKTAQQHLADLTWEGYARHFPNSVDETLEATLRKELALIAELGYAHYFLTVHDIVRYARSQDILCQGRGSAANSAVCYMLDITSVNPAEVDLLFERFISKERLEPPDIDVDFEHVRREEVMQYVYRRYGRHRAAIIATVIHYRPRSAIRDVGKALGLTEDVTSALADTVWGSWGKGLNEMQVKQAGLDPSNPMIMRAVELATELIEFPRHLSQHVGGYVLTQDRLDTYVPIGNAAMDDRTFIEWDKDDVDTMKMMKVDVLALGMLTCIRKCLDLVAYHKGQRYELKDIKSKDDDPVYQMLQRGESLGVFQVESRAQMNMLPRLKPRTFYDLVIEVAIVRPGPIQGNMVHPYLKRRNGIEKVNYPSPSPEHGDEDELRNVLHKTLGVPLFQEQAMRIAIEAAKFTPEEANGLRRAMATFRNVGTMHTFEEKMVNSMIARGYPKEFSVSCFDQIKGFGSYGFPESHAASFAQLVYVSSWLKHYHPDAFCCGLLNSQPMGFYAPSQIVRDARDNGVDVREIDVSFSHSQNTLEERSRRHCAVRLGFRQIDGFKWADPDEEREREKAGKPPGEDWGKRIVAARERQLFTSLEDFARDTALPKRALIMLADADAFRSIGLDRRAALWAVRRLPDDVPLPLFEIASAREQPDEHAAPLPQMPLPEQVVADYQTIRLSLKGHPMEFLRANFTREKVVTCASIVHANDRRRVRCAGVVLVRQRPGSANGVVFMTLEDETGIANIVVWPKVMEQFRREVMGSRLVLVEGRIQSSPEKVVHLVAERLIDRSDDLKYLGNDALGGPRQMLSGPEPVNDDRREHPDNPAQRIRHPRNVRILPRSRDFH; encoded by the coding sequence ATGAGCACGGGCGGCGCTGGCGCGCCTGACTATGCTGAAATTGGCGTCACCAGCAATTTTTCGTTCCTGCGCGGCGCGTCGCATCCGCAGAACTATGTGCATCAGGCCAGTGCCGAGCGGCTTTATGCCATTGGCATTGCCGATCACAACACCATGGCCGGTGTGGTGCGGGCCCTTGCCGAGCTGGACCACAAGGATCTGGTCTACAAACCGAAGCTTCTGATCGGCACGCGGCTGGTTTTCAATGACGCTACGCCCGACATCCTTGCCTATCCGTGCGATCGCGCTGCCTATGGTCGACTGTGCCGGTTGCTCAGCATGGGCAAGCTGCGTGGCAACAAGGGTGAATGCCTGCTGCAGCTCGGCGATCTCGCGGAGTTGAGCGAAGGGGTGTTGCTTGTTCTAATGCCGACCTATCGGATCGACAGTGATCTTGTCCTGCGCACGCTCGATGCACTATCGGGCCTGCCGGCGGAAGGCATCTGGCTTGGCGCCAGTCCGTTTCATCGCGGGGATGACAAGCGTCGTCTGGCAAAGCTGCAGCGCATCGCATCCACTGCGCGTGTACCCCTGATCGCCACCAATGACGTGCTCTATCACACGCCAAATCGCCGCATCCTGCAGGACGTGGTCAGTTGTATCCGTGAAAAGACCACCATCGAGCAGGCCGGCCGCGTGCTGGAAATGAATGCCGAGCGGCATCTCAAGCCGGCTGCTGAAATGGCGCGGTTGTTTCGCGATTATCCGGATGCGATCCGCGAGACCATCCGTTTTGCCGATCGCATCACGTTTTCACTGAACCAACTCCAATACCAATATCCCGACGAACCGGTCCCGCCGGGAAAGACCGCGCAGCAGCATCTCGCGGATCTGACCTGGGAGGGATATGCCCGGCATTTCCCGAATAGTGTCGATGAGACGCTCGAAGCCACCTTACGCAAGGAGCTCGCGCTCATCGCCGAGCTCGGTTATGCGCATTACTTCCTGACCGTGCATGACATCGTTCGCTATGCGCGCAGCCAGGATATCCTGTGTCAGGGGCGGGGCTCGGCTGCCAATTCGGCAGTTTGCTACATGCTCGACATCACCTCGGTGAATCCCGCCGAGGTCGATCTCCTGTTCGAGCGCTTCATCTCCAAGGAACGTCTGGAGCCGCCGGACATCGACGTCGATTTTGAACACGTCCGGCGCGAGGAGGTGATGCAATATGTTTATCGCCGCTACGGCCGGCATCGCGCGGCCATCATCGCCACCGTCATTCATTACCGGCCGCGCTCGGCGATCCGTGATGTCGGCAAGGCGCTGGGGCTGACCGAGGACGTCACCTCGGCATTGGCCGACACTGTCTGGGGCAGTTGGGGCAAGGGCCTCAACGAGATGCAGGTCAAACAGGCGGGGCTTGATCCATCCAATCCGATGATCATGCGTGCAGTCGAGCTTGCCACCGAGCTGATCGAATTTCCGCGCCATCTGTCACAGCATGTCGGCGGCTATGTGCTGACGCAGGATCGGCTCGACACCTATGTGCCGATCGGCAATGCGGCGATGGACGACCGTACCTTCATCGAATGGGACAAGGACGATGTCGACACGATGAAGATGATGAAGGTCGATGTGCTCGCGCTGGGCATGCTGACCTGCATCCGGAAATGTTTGGATCTGGTCGCTTATCACAAAGGACAGCGTTACGAACTCAAGGACATCAAATCCAAGGATGATGATCCGGTTTACCAGATGCTCCAGCGCGGTGAATCCCTCGGCGTGTTTCAGGTCGAAAGTCGCGCGCAGATGAACATGTTGCCGCGCCTAAAGCCGCGCACCTTCTACGATCTCGTCATCGAAGTCGCGATTGTTCGCCCGGGCCCGATCCAGGGCAACATGGTGCATCCCTATCTGAAGCGGAGAAACGGAATCGAGAAGGTCAATTATCCATCGCCGTCACCTGAACATGGCGATGAGGACGAGTTGCGAAACGTTCTGCATAAGACCCTTGGCGTTCCGCTGTTTCAGGAGCAGGCAATGCGCATCGCTATCGAGGCCGCGAAGTTTACGCCTGAAGAGGCTAACGGATTGCGGCGAGCGATGGCAACGTTTCGCAATGTCGGCACCATGCACACCTTTGAAGAGAAAATGGTGAACAGCATGATCGCGCGGGGGTATCCGAAGGAGTTTTCGGTAAGCTGTTTCGATCAAATCAAAGGGTTTGGAAGCTACGGTTTCCCCGAAAGCCATGCGGCTAGCTTCGCGCAACTTGTCTATGTCTCGTCATGGCTGAAACATTATCATCCGGATGCATTCTGCTGCGGGCTGTTGAACTCACAGCCGATGGGGTTTTATGCACCTTCGCAGATCGTGCGTGATGCGCGCGACAACGGCGTCGATGTGCGCGAGATCGACGTGTCCTTCAGCCATTCGCAGAATACTCTGGAAGAACGGAGCAGAAGGCATTGCGCTGTTCGCCTCGGCTTTCGCCAGATCGATGGATTCAAATGGGCGGATCCGGATGAGGAGCGCGAACGTGAAAAAGCTGGCAAGCCGCCGGGAGAAGATTGGGGCAAGCGCATCGTTGCCGCGCGAGAGCGACAGCTTTTCACCTCGCTGGAAGATTTCGCCCGCGATACGGCTTTGCCAAAACGCGCGCTGATCATGCTGGCCGATGCCGATGCATTTCGCTCGATTGGGCTCGATCGCCGTGCCGCACTATGGGCGGTGAGGCGACTGCCCGATGATGTGCCGTTGCCGTTGTTCGAGATTGCGAGCGCTCGCGAACAGCCGGACGAACATGCGGCACCGCTGCCGCAGATGCCTTTGCCCGAACAGGTGGTCGCCGATTATCAGACCATCCGGCTGTCGCTGAAGGGACATCCGATGGAGTTCCTGCGCGCGAATTTCACGCGGGAAAAAGTGGTGACCTGCGCGAGCATTGTGCATGCCAATGACAGACGGCGCGTGCGCTGTGCCGGCGTCGTGCTGGTGCGGCAGCGGCCGGGCAGTGCCAATGGCGTGGTCTTCATGACACTGGAGGACGAGACCGGCATCGCCAATATCGTGGTATGGCCGAAGGTGATGGAGCAGTTCCGCAGGGAGGTCATGGGTTCCAGACTCGTCCTGGTCGAGGGGCGCATCCAGAGTAGTCCAGAAAAGGTCGTCCATCTGGTTGCCGAACGGCTGATCGATCGCTCGGACGACCTGAAGTATCTTGGCAACGATGCGCTTGGCGGACCCCGACAAATGCTGTCAGGCCCCGAACCGGTCAATGACGATCGCCGCGAGCATCCCGACAATCCCGCCCAGCGCATTCGCCATCCGCGCAATGTCCGGATACTGCCGCGCTCGCGGGATTTCCATTAA
- a CDS encoding efflux RND transporter periplasmic adaptor subunit, giving the protein MLVAAGIGYARLSTPSKGHSDVSSQSRKNPQRYTTSPSEWASLTIEPVTVRAFRAEHVTEGKIAVDEDRSTPIFSPYAGRVTKLLAKPGDHVEKGQPLFVIEAADTVGAQNDFVAATTALNKAKSQFDLAQIQDKRARDLFEGKAVPLKDYQQSQATLLQAQNDLRTADTALEAARNRLRILGLSEDAITAFQEKGRINPETTIYAPLAGTVVQRKIGPGQYISAGAADPVFVIGDLSSVWLTAFVRETEAAAVQIGQEMSFTALALPGRVLTGRISYVATALDPATRRLLVRATLDNSNGLLKPEMFTTVTIYAPGDQPTIGVPKTALIYEGDQVRVWVAHDDKTIELRTIKTGMTNGNLVEVHGNLKAGERIVTKGSLFIDRAASAS; this is encoded by the coding sequence ATGCTGGTCGCCGCAGGCATCGGCTACGCGCGGCTGTCCACCCCGTCGAAGGGGCATTCCGACGTTTCGAGCCAGTCGCGGAAGAATCCGCAGCGCTATACGACGTCGCCGTCTGAATGGGCCAGCCTGACCATCGAGCCGGTCACCGTGCGTGCCTTCCGTGCCGAACACGTCACCGAGGGCAAGATCGCTGTCGATGAAGACCGCTCGACCCCGATCTTTTCACCCTATGCCGGCCGCGTCACCAAGCTGCTCGCCAAACCAGGCGACCACGTCGAAAAGGGCCAACCGCTCTTTGTGATCGAAGCGGCCGACACCGTCGGCGCGCAGAATGATTTCGTTGCCGCGACTACGGCGCTCAACAAGGCGAAGTCGCAATTCGACCTCGCACAGATCCAGGACAAGCGCGCCCGCGACCTGTTCGAAGGCAAGGCTGTGCCGCTGAAAGACTATCAGCAGAGCCAGGCCACGCTGCTGCAGGCACAGAACGATCTGCGCACCGCCGACACAGCACTCGAAGCCGCACGCAATCGCCTGCGTATTCTTGGCCTCTCGGAAGACGCCATCACGGCGTTTCAGGAGAAGGGCCGCATCAATCCGGAAACGACGATCTATGCGCCGCTTGCAGGCACGGTGGTTCAGCGCAAGATCGGCCCCGGCCAGTACATCAGCGCCGGCGCTGCCGATCCGGTTTTCGTGATCGGCGATCTCTCATCAGTGTGGCTCACGGCCTTCGTACGTGAGACCGAAGCTGCTGCCGTGCAGATCGGTCAGGAAATGAGCTTTACCGCACTGGCGCTGCCGGGCCGCGTGCTCACTGGCCGCATCAGCTATGTCGCGACAGCGCTCGATCCCGCGACGCGCCGTCTGCTGGTCCGCGCTACGCTGGACAACAGCAACGGTTTGCTGAAGCCCGAAATGTTCACCACCGTGACGATCTACGCGCCTGGCGACCAGCCAACGATAGGCGTGCCGAAAACGGCGCTGATCTATGAAGGCGATCAGGTCCGCGTCTGGGTCGCGCATGACGACAAGACCATCGAGCTGCGCACGATCAAGACCGGTATGACCAATGGCAATCTCGTCGAGGTCCATGGCAACCTGAAAGCCGGTGAACGCATCGTCACCAAAGGCAGCCTGTTTATCGATCGCGCGGCCTCCGCCAGCTAA